One segment of Scomber scombrus chromosome 3, fScoSco1.1, whole genome shotgun sequence DNA contains the following:
- the eevs gene encoding 2-epi-5-epi-valiolone synthase — protein MGKVHIEENVTTEKKTEYSLVRVKGTWTRKLGKKVNKDKFDCVSAAKIYESVSEKGTSWTVVTPIVFTYKVTESLGLLDPSNDTLLLGHITDSQQMEDIKKTNKPLKRFVVVDQEVYKIYGPKLTEYLEARNVQYKILALPTTEENKSMEMAMEILEEVNNFSLDRRTEPIIAIGGGVCLDIVGLAASLYRRRTPYIRVPTTLLSYIDASVGAKTGVNFANCKNKLGAYIPPTAVFLDLSFIQTVPRRHISNGLAEMLKMALVKHRELFELLEKHGRSLLDTRFQGDNSVYRCNHLDAPSQATRIAITTMLEELAPNLWEDDLNRLVDFGHLISPALEMKVLPSLLHGEAVNIDMAYMVYVSQESGLLSEEEKQRIISCMVSLELPVWHQECTMELIQKSLQDRLKHSGGLVRMPLPVGLGQADIFNNTSYEILLKAYEKWSDELSMSSESNCDP, from the exons ATGGGAAAGGTTCATATTGAAGAAAATGttaccacagaaaaaaaaactgagtatAGCTTAGTAAGGGTCAAAGGCACATGGACCCGCAAACTGGGAAAGAAAGTCAATAAGGACAAATTtgactgtgtctctgcagcaaaaat CTATGAGAGCGTTAGCGAAAAGGGCACCAGTTGGACAGTGGTCACTCCCATTGTTTTTACTTACAAGGTAACTGAGTCCCTGGGCCTGCTTGATCCAAGCAATGACACACTCCTGCTTGGCCACATCACCGACTCGCAGCAGATGgaggacattaaaaaaacaaacaagccaCTCAAACGCTTTGTGGTTGTTGACCAGGAGGTCTACAAAATCTACGGCCCCAAGCTCACTGAATATTTAGAAGCTCGTAATGTCCAGTACAAGATATTGGCTCTACCCACCACTGAAGAGAACAAATCCATGGAGATGGCGATGGAGATCCTAGAAGAGGTCAACAACTTCTCCCTGGACCGCCGCACAGAGCCCATCATTGCCATTGGTGGAGGGGTTTGCCTGGACATAGTTGGCCTGGCTGCCTCGCTCTACAGGAGACGCACCCCTTACATCAGGGTCCCAACCACACTGCTCTCCTACATTGATGCCAGCGTGGGGGCAAAGACAGGGGTTAACTTTGCAAACTGCAAAAACAAGCTGGGTGCTTACATTCCACCCACTGCTGTCTTCCTTGACCTGTCCTTCATACAAACTGTTCCTCGGCGACACATCTCCAATGGGCTGGCAGAGATGTTAAAG ATGGCCTTGGTGAAGCACAGAGAACTCTTTGAGCTTCTTGAGAAACATGGCCGTTCGCTGCTAGACACTAGATTCCAGGGTGATAACAGTGTCTATAGGTGTAACCATTTAGACGCTCCATCACAAGCAACTCGTATAGCCATCACAACCATGCTGGAGGAGCTTGCCCCCAACCTTTGGGAGGATGACCTAAACAGATTAGTGGACTTTGGCCACCTCATCAGCCCAGCATTAGAGATG AAAGTTCTTCCATCTCTGCTGCACGGTGAAGCAGTGAACATTGATATGGCTTACATGGTTTACGTGTCCCAGGAGAGTGGTCTATTGTCTGaagaagagaagcagaggaTCATCAGCTGCATGGTCAGCCTAGAGCTGCCTGTCTGGCATCAAGAATGTACCATGGAGCTCATCCAGAAGTCTCTGCAGGACAGGCTGAAGCATTCAGGTGGCCTGGTCAGAATGCCTCTTCCTGTTGGTCTAGGACAAGCAG acatttttaataacacaTCTTATGAGATCCTGCTCAAGGCGTACGAAAAATGGTCCGATGAGCTGAGCATGTCTTCAGAGAGCAACTGTGACCCTTAG